From Vanrija pseudolonga chromosome 1, complete sequence, a single genomic window includes:
- the PBLD gene encoding Phenazine biosynthesis-like domain-containing protein: MPAPSLPYHLVNAFVSPTTPHSGNQAAVVIYPNDTDERINDTFFRLTAHDFHFSETAFLVPIAGEPTEPRYRIRFWTPAVEVPLCGHATLASAYTTLYAVHPDAEAIVFDTHHGLVRCVRSDTGGVVLDMPAHVAAQPDEGTDKALRATMLAAAPSLSPGDLLRVGRLTDFGDGDRVVYELAASVDLEKLPVNLEQFNSAATGQAIVTQLVGADSAGLKINSRIFCPYWGVPEDPVTGAAHTVLGPYYLAGLGARHASTLLAGDLPSATITARQVSQRGGGMRVSLSADGTRVLLNGQAARWGDGLLHAV, encoded by the exons atGCCCGCCCCTTCCCTCCCGTACCACCTAGTCAACGCCTTCGTCTCCCCCACCACGCCGCACAGCGGTAACCAAGCCGCCGTAGTCATCTATCCCAACGACACGGACGAGAGGATAAACGACACCTTCTTCCGGCTGACGGCGCACGACTTCCACTTCAGCGAGACTGCCTTCCTCGTCCCCATTGCAGGCGAGCCAACGGAGCCGCGGTATCGTATTCGCTTCTGGACGCCGGCGGTCGAGGTGCCGCTGTGCGGGCACGCGACGCTCGCTTCCGCCTACACTACCTTGTACGCAGTGCACCCGGACGCGGAGGCGATCGTATTCGATACCCACCACGGCCTGGTGCGCTGTGTGCGCTCTGACACGGGAGGCGTGGTGCTCGATATGCCGGCGCACGttgccgcccagcccgacgaAGGTACAGACAAGGCGCTACGCGCGACCatgctcgctgctgcgccttCTTTGTCGCCGGGAGATCtcctgcgcgtcggccgcctcaCCGACTTTGGAGACGGCGATCGCGTCGTgtacgagctcgccgcctcggtcgacTTGGAGAAGCTGCccgtcaacctcgagcaGTTCaactcggcggcgaccggcCAAGCTATCGTCACGCAGCTCGTTGGCGCCGACAGCGCGGGGCTCAAGATCAACTCGCGCATCTTTTGCCCGTACTGGGGTGTGCCCGAGGACCCGGTG ACGGGCGCAGCGCACACAGTCCTCGGGCCATACTACCTCGCTGGCCTGGGCGCGCGCCACGCGTCAACCTTGTTAGCGGGCGACTTGCCATCCGCGACCATCACCGCGCGGCAGGTATcccagcgcggcggggggatGCGGGTCAGCCTGAGCGCCGACGGGACGCGCGTGCTGCTCAATGGCCAAGCGGCGCGTTGGGGCGACGGGTTGCTCCACGCCGTCTGA